A DNA window from Pseudodesulfovibrio thermohalotolerans contains the following coding sequences:
- the ftsW gene encoding putative lipid II flippase FtsW, with protein MASALNARKDGAGGRVDPWLLTATLFLAGFGLIMVLSSSGIMAERIYGDTYYFFKRQLMFTGAGILAMIACIQIPRRAIYSLTYVWVGLAIVLLALCVSPLGASVNGASRWVRIGSVNIQPLEYAKVALVLYLAYFFARKQDLVQTFSVGFLPPFLVTGFLCGLLLLQPDFGGAVVMCGLLFFMCLVGGTRFSYLFISLIFAGGAGWLLISSSPYRFKRWTAFLDPFASAQNEGYQLVQSLYAFGSGKLFGIGIGAGQRKLFFLPEAHNDFIMAVVGEELGFVGMSLFFLLVGFFLYRAFRIAMRLEDLQDRFTAFGVTCVLALGMILNLAVVLGTVPPKGVAMPFISYGGSSLTVSFICAGLLLNLSRRVKA; from the coding sequence ATGGCTAGCGCTCTGAATGCCCGCAAAGACGGCGCAGGGGGCCGCGTGGACCCCTGGCTCCTGACGGCGACCCTGTTCCTGGCCGGGTTCGGCCTCATCATGGTCCTGTCGTCCTCGGGCATCATGGCCGAGCGCATCTATGGCGACACCTATTACTTCTTCAAGCGCCAGCTCATGTTCACGGGCGCGGGAATCCTGGCCATGATCGCCTGCATCCAGATTCCCCGCCGGGCCATCTACTCCCTGACCTACGTATGGGTGGGCCTGGCCATCGTGCTGCTGGCCCTGTGCGTCAGCCCGCTCGGAGCCAGCGTCAACGGCGCGAGCCGCTGGGTGCGCATCGGCTCCGTCAACATCCAGCCCCTGGAATATGCCAAGGTGGCCCTGGTCCTCTATCTGGCCTACTTCTTCGCCCGCAAGCAGGACCTGGTCCAGACCTTCTCCGTGGGCTTCCTGCCGCCCTTCCTGGTCACGGGCTTCCTGTGCGGCCTGCTCCTGCTCCAGCCCGACTTCGGCGGCGCGGTGGTCATGTGCGGCCTGCTCTTCTTCATGTGCCTGGTGGGCGGCACCCGGTTCAGCTACCTGTTCATCTCGCTGATCTTCGCGGGCGGCGCGGGCTGGCTGCTCATCTCGTCCTCGCCCTACCGATTCAAGCGATGGACCGCCTTCCTCGATCCTTTCGCCTCGGCCCAGAACGAGGGATATCAGTTGGTCCAGTCCCTGTACGCCTTCGGCTCGGGCAAACTTTTCGGCATCGGCATCGGCGCGGGCCAGCGCAAGCTCTTCTTCCTGCCCGAGGCGCACAACGACTTCATCATGGCCGTGGTCGGCGAGGAACTCGGCTTCGTGGGCATGTCCCTGTTCTTCCTGCTGGTGGGTTTCTTCCTCTATCGGGCCTTCCGCATCGCCATGCGGCTCGAAGACCTCCAGGACCGGTTCACGGCCTTCGGCGTGACCTGCGTCCTGGCACTCGGCATGATTCTGAACCTGGCCGTGGTGCTGGGCACGGTGCCGCCCAAGGGCGTGGCCATGCCGTTCATCTCCTACGGCGGATCGAGCCTGACGGTGTCCTTCATCTGCGCTGGCCTCCTGCTCAATCTCTCAAGGAGGGTCAAGGCATGA
- the murG gene encoding undecaprenyldiphospho-muramoylpentapeptide beta-N-acetylglucosaminyltransferase, translating into MTLNRVILTTGGTGGHIFPALSVATALTEYNKGMRILFMGGPGPEGELARRHGLEFLELPAGGIMGKGIPGALSGLGWLGTGIPKALFEVWRFRPDAVIGFGGYAGFCPVLAARILGIPTAVHEQNSVPGVTNKVLGKMVNRIFLSFPDAMGLFPADKTFLTGNPVRPEIFKAGERRRGHTPGKRVFVFGGSQGARPVNDAVIEALPRFMEADVTLVHQTGRIDFSRVRAAYEAAGADPAQVREFIEDMGAEYAACDLVICRSGASTVFEIAAAGAPAIFVPFPQATHDHQTMNARAMTDIGAAVLLPQSGLSGATLADRVFKLLDDRERLESMETAAKGMARRFAARDIVAGLAAMAGQEQ; encoded by the coding sequence ATGACCCTGAACCGCGTCATTCTGACCACCGGCGGAACCGGCGGCCACATCTTCCCGGCCCTTTCCGTGGCCACGGCCCTGACCGAATACAACAAGGGCATGCGCATCCTTTTCATGGGCGGCCCCGGTCCCGAAGGCGAGCTGGCCCGCAGGCACGGCCTGGAATTTCTGGAGCTGCCCGCCGGCGGCATCATGGGCAAGGGCATCCCCGGCGCGCTCTCCGGCCTGGGCTGGCTCGGCACGGGCATCCCCAAGGCCCTCTTCGAAGTCTGGCGCTTCCGGCCCGACGCGGTCATAGGCTTCGGCGGATACGCGGGCTTCTGCCCTGTGCTGGCGGCCCGCATCCTCGGCATCCCCACGGCCGTGCACGAGCAGAACTCGGTGCCCGGCGTAACCAACAAGGTCCTGGGGAAAATGGTCAACCGAATCTTCCTGAGCTTCCCGGACGCCATGGGCCTGTTCCCGGCGGACAAGACCTTCCTCACCGGCAACCCGGTTCGGCCCGAGATTTTCAAGGCGGGCGAACGGCGGCGGGGACACACCCCGGGCAAGCGGGTGTTCGTCTTCGGCGGCAGCCAGGGCGCACGGCCCGTCAACGACGCCGTGATCGAAGCCCTGCCCCGGTTCATGGAAGCGGACGTCACCCTGGTCCACCAAACGGGCCGGATCGATTTTTCACGCGTACGCGCCGCCTACGAGGCGGCCGGTGCGGACCCGGCACAGGTCCGGGAGTTTATCGAGGACATGGGGGCCGAATACGCCGCCTGCGACCTGGTCATATGCCGGTCAGGGGCGAGCACGGTCTTCGAAATTGCGGCGGCGGGGGCTCCGGCCATATTCGTGCCCTTCCCCCAGGCCACCCACGACCATCAGACAATGAACGCCAGGGCCATGACCGACATCGGCGCGGCCGTGCTGCTCCCCCAATCCGGGTTGAGCGGCGCGACGCTGGCCGACCGGGTCTTCAAACTGCTCGACGACCGCGAGCGGCTGGAATCCATGGAAACGGCGGCGAAAGGCATGGCCAGACGATTCGCGGCGCGCGACATCGTGGCCGGGCTGGCCGCCATGGCCGGGCAGGAGCAATAG
- the murC gene encoding UDP-N-acetylmuramate--L-alanine ligase, translating into MRARVSNIHMVGIGGSGMNGIAEVLINMGFTVTGSDLSASAAVRRLEKLGATVFIGHGTENVGDADVLIKSTAIPDDNPELVTARERGIPIIPRAEMLAELMRLRTGIAVAGTHGKTTTTSLLATIFTEAGLDPTVIIGGKLNTYGANARLGEGDYLIAEADESDGSFLRLAPILTVVTNIDKDHLDFYDNQDAIDLSFMRFMNSTPFYGMNVVCGDDPGVQRLLPLIKRPCLTYGLGKNNKLRGEIVSSHLRSLFKVYLDGELWGEVTVAQPGTHNVLNALACIGVALEVGLDKEQIISGLANFGGVGRRFDRKGENKGVIVVDDYGHHPAEIMANLRTAKECYPDRRLVVAFQPHRFSRTKALFGEFCKAFGDADVLLLTEIYPASESPIPGVSGLSLAQGIKQVSETKVQFFPDFDSLEKRLKDILRPGDLFMTQGAGSVWRIGENWLEQEDDPGQGGE; encoded by the coding sequence ATGCGGGCCAGGGTGAGCAACATCCACATGGTCGGCATCGGCGGTTCGGGCATGAACGGCATCGCAGAGGTGCTCATCAACATGGGCTTCACCGTGACCGGCTCGGACCTGTCCGCGTCGGCGGCAGTACGTAGACTGGAAAAGCTCGGCGCCACGGTTTTCATCGGCCACGGGACCGAGAACGTGGGCGATGCCGACGTGCTTATCAAGTCCACGGCCATCCCGGACGACAACCCGGAGCTGGTGACGGCCCGCGAACGCGGTATTCCGATCATCCCGCGCGCCGAGATGCTGGCCGAGCTCATGCGGCTGCGCACCGGCATCGCCGTGGCCGGAACCCACGGCAAGACGACCACCACCTCGCTGCTGGCGACCATTTTCACCGAGGCGGGCCTGGACCCGACGGTCATCATCGGCGGCAAGCTGAACACCTACGGCGCCAACGCGCGGCTCGGCGAGGGCGACTACCTTATCGCCGAGGCGGACGAATCGGACGGCTCCTTCCTCCGGTTGGCCCCGATCCTCACCGTGGTCACGAACATCGACAAGGACCACCTGGATTTCTACGACAACCAGGACGCCATCGATCTGTCGTTCATGCGCTTCATGAACTCCACGCCCTTCTACGGCATGAACGTGGTCTGCGGCGACGATCCGGGCGTGCAGCGGCTCCTGCCGCTCATCAAACGCCCCTGCCTGACCTACGGCCTGGGCAAGAACAACAAGCTCAGGGGCGAGATCGTCAGCTCCCACCTGCGCTCCCTGTTCAAGGTCTACCTCGACGGCGAGCTGTGGGGCGAAGTCACCGTGGCCCAGCCCGGCACCCACAACGTGCTCAATGCCCTGGCCTGCATCGGAGTTGCGCTGGAAGTCGGCCTCGACAAAGAGCAGATCATCAGCGGCCTGGCCAACTTCGGCGGCGTGGGACGGCGTTTCGACCGCAAGGGCGAAAACAAGGGCGTCATCGTGGTGGACGACTACGGCCATCACCCGGCCGAGATTATGGCCAACCTGCGCACCGCCAAGGAATGCTACCCCGACCGTCGTCTGGTGGTCGCCTTCCAGCCCCACCGCTTTTCGCGCACCAAGGCCCTGTTCGGCGAATTCTGCAAGGCCTTCGGCGATGCCGACGTCCTCCTGCTGACTGAAATCTATCCGGCCTCGGAATCGCCCATTCCCGGCGTGTCCGGCCTGTCGCTGGCGCAGGGCATCAAGCAGGTCTCCGAGACCAAGGTGCAGTTCTTCCCGGATTTCGATTCCCTGGAAAAACGGCTCAAGGACATCCTGCGGCCCGGCGACCTGTTCATGACCCAGGGCGCGGGTTCCGTTTGGCGCATAGGTGAAAACTGGCTCGAACAAGAAGACGACCCCGGACAAGGCGGAGAATAG
- the murB gene encoding UDP-N-acetylmuramate dehydrogenase yields MPLELIPNPLLSKRTTLRLGGPAAVEAVVREETDLDELSEFLTREALPPFVIGAGSNLLAGDGPLELALVRVADCPGPERVERDGSTIIVRCGAGLRLPGLLGWAQKAGFSGMEGMTGIPGTVGGAVAMNAGSYGVEIGELITRVRVWTPTGGLVWLDRGQCSFGYRSFSLADLPGKFLVWEVELGLGESDPKAVRSAMRDVYRNKKATQPVTAKSAGCVFKNPPEQSAGKLLDKAGMKGARLGGMAFSEVHANFLVNLESGTAADALQLMEMGRRRVKEQFGTTLEPEVIVL; encoded by the coding sequence ATGCCTCTGGAATTGATCCCCAACCCACTGCTCTCAAAGCGCACCACCCTGCGGCTCGGCGGCCCCGCCGCCGTGGAGGCCGTGGTGCGCGAGGAGACGGACCTGGACGAGCTGTCCGAATTCCTGACCAGGGAGGCGCTGCCGCCGTTCGTCATCGGCGCGGGCAGCAACCTGCTGGCTGGGGACGGCCCTCTGGAGTTGGCCCTGGTCCGCGTGGCGGACTGTCCGGGACCGGAGCGCGTGGAACGGGACGGCTCGACCATCATCGTCCGCTGCGGCGCGGGACTCCGCCTGCCTGGCCTGCTCGGCTGGGCGCAGAAGGCAGGCTTCTCGGGGATGGAGGGCATGACCGGCATTCCCGGAACCGTGGGCGGCGCCGTGGCCATGAACGCGGGTTCCTACGGCGTGGAGATCGGCGAGCTGATAACCCGGGTGCGGGTGTGGACCCCGACCGGCGGCCTGGTTTGGCTGGATCGTGGTCAATGTTCCTTCGGCTACCGGAGCTTCTCCCTCGCCGACCTGCCGGGCAAGTTCCTGGTCTGGGAAGTGGAGCTGGGCCTCGGGGAGTCCGACCCCAAGGCGGTCCGCTCCGCCATGCGCGACGTGTACCGGAATAAAAAGGCCACCCAGCCGGTCACGGCCAAAAGCGCTGGCTGCGTCTTCAAGAATCCGCCGGAACAAAGCGCGGGCAAGCTTCTGGACAAGGCGGGCATGAAGGGCGCGCGGCTCGGCGGCATGGCCTTCTCGGAAGTACACGCGAATTTTCTCGTCAACCTCGAAAGCGGCACCGCCGCAGACGCCCTTCAGCTCATGGAAATGGGCCGCAGGAGGGTCAAGGAACAATTCGGCACAACTCTCGAACCGGAGGTCATCGTACTGTGA
- a CDS encoding cell division protein FtsQ/DivIB yields MSTLTMGKQSRLNLSGKGAGRNKTRKRPKSGTTLLTGGRSPRRLAGAGKFMVRLVMASLVLSLVAVLGVGLLFGYRYITAHPYFDLKVIRVAGNDRLSREDILDISKVGLGLNCLNMNVGEVKNRLDANPWIDSVTVRRELPNRLLITVREKVPAFWTRQGDGLYFADARGRVIAPMHPGEQASLPVLSVAEDLSDAPDVLSGVLKKMADRETPFTQAQAAWIKLTSAHELEIYLDGAGNGQGLTVKLSMDRWEVQLERLKVVWRDLLRRNEFDDAAIIAASGDKIWIKKRSAHAAG; encoded by the coding sequence GTGAGCACCCTGACCATGGGCAAACAGAGCCGACTGAATCTCAGCGGAAAAGGCGCCGGGCGGAACAAGACCCGCAAGCGCCCGAAATCCGGAACCACCTTGCTGACCGGCGGCAGATCGCCGCGCAGACTGGCCGGAGCGGGCAAATTCATGGTCCGCCTGGTCATGGCCAGCCTGGTCCTGTCCCTTGTCGCCGTGCTCGGCGTGGGGCTGCTTTTCGGCTACCGCTACATCACCGCGCACCCCTATTTCGACCTCAAGGTCATCCGCGTTGCGGGCAATGACCGGCTGAGCCGCGAGGACATCCTCGACATCTCCAAGGTGGGGCTCGGCCTCAACTGCCTGAACATGAACGTGGGCGAGGTCAAGAACCGGCTGGACGCCAACCCGTGGATCGACTCCGTGACCGTGCGCAGGGAGCTGCCGAACCGGCTGCTCATCACGGTGCGCGAAAAGGTCCCGGCCTTCTGGACGCGCCAGGGCGACGGCCTGTACTTTGCCGACGCGCGCGGCCGCGTTATCGCGCCCATGCATCCCGGCGAACAGGCTTCCCTGCCGGTCCTGAGCGTGGCGGAAGACCTGTCGGACGCCCCCGACGTTCTGTCCGGGGTTCTCAAGAAGATGGCCGACCGAGAGACCCCGTTCACGCAGGCCCAAGCCGCCTGGATCAAGCTGACCAGCGCCCATGAACTGGAAATCTACCTTGACGGCGCGGGCAACGGCCAAGGGCTGACGGTGAAACTTTCCATGGACCGATGGGAGGTCCAGCTCGAACGGCTCAAGGTCGTCTGGCGAGACCTCCTGCGGCGAAATGAATTCGACGACGCGGCCATTATCGCGGCCAGCGGCGACAAGATCTGGATAAAGAAGCGGTCCGCCCATGCAGCGGGCTAA
- the ftsA gene encoding cell division protein FtsA, protein MARNDLIVGLDVGTTKICTVVGEATDNGVDIIGIGTAPSTGLRRGVVVNIEKTVQCIKKSLEDAELMAGCDIRTVYAGIAGSHIQGFNSHGVIAVKGGEVTQRDVDRVIEAAKAIAIPMDREVLHTLPQEFIVDDQRGIADPLGMAGVRLEVKVHIVTGAVTSAQNIIRSCNRSGLDVSNIVLESLASSKAVLSAEEREIGVALVDIGGGTTDIAVFSKDSIKHTSVLALGGHNLTNDIAYGLRTPMMSAEKIKMDYGCAMADLVTSEEIIEVPSVGGRESRRMSKRVLAEICEPRCEEILALVDQELIKSGFKNMIAAGVVLTGGTVLIDGMQELAEQIFDLPVRMGVPAEGIGGLAEEVRSPKYATAVGLLLHGAEEEGLHNKVRPFKIRDDSGFDRIVGRMKKWFSDIA, encoded by the coding sequence ATGGCAAGAAACGATCTCATAGTGGGCCTGGACGTGGGCACCACCAAAATATGCACCGTGGTCGGCGAGGCCACGGACAACGGCGTCGACATCATCGGCATCGGCACGGCCCCTTCGACCGGGTTGCGCCGCGGCGTGGTGGTCAACATCGAAAAGACGGTCCAGTGCATCAAGAAGTCCCTGGAGGACGCCGAGCTCATGGCGGGCTGCGACATCCGCACCGTGTACGCGGGGATCGCGGGCAGCCATATTCAGGGCTTCAACTCCCACGGCGTCATCGCGGTCAAGGGCGGCGAAGTCACCCAGCGCGACGTGGACAGGGTCATCGAGGCCGCCAAGGCCATCGCCATCCCCATGGACCGGGAAGTGCTCCACACCCTGCCCCAGGAATTCATCGTGGACGACCAGCGCGGCATCGCCGACCCGCTCGGCATGGCCGGTGTACGCCTTGAGGTCAAGGTCCACATCGTCACCGGCGCGGTGACCTCGGCCCAGAACATCATCCGCTCCTGCAACCGCTCCGGGCTCGACGTGTCCAACATCGTCCTGGAGTCGCTGGCGTCCAGCAAGGCAGTGCTTTCCGCCGAAGAACGCGAGATCGGCGTCGCGCTGGTGGACATCGGCGGGGGGACCACGGATATCGCGGTCTTTTCCAAGGACTCCATCAAGCACACGAGCGTGCTCGCGCTGGGCGGCCACAACCTGACCAACGACATCGCCTACGGGCTGCGCACGCCCATGATGTCGGCAGAAAAGATCAAGATGGATTACGGCTGCGCCATGGCCGACCTGGTCACCAGCGAGGAAATCATCGAGGTGCCCAGCGTGGGCGGGCGCGAATCGCGCCGCATGAGCAAGCGCGTACTGGCCGAAATCTGCGAGCCGCGTTGCGAGGAAATTCTCGCCCTGGTGGACCAGGAGTTGATCAAATCCGGGTTCAAGAACATGATCGCCGCGGGCGTTGTCCTGACCGGCGGCACGGTGCTCATCGACGGTATGCAGGAACTGGCCGAACAGATTTTCGACCTGCCCGTGCGCATGGGCGTGCCCGCCGAGGGCATCGGCGGCCTGGCCGAGGAAGTCAGGAGCCCCAAATACGCCACGGCTGTCGGGCTGCTGCTCCACGGAGCCGAGGAGGAAGGCCTCCACAACAAGGTCCGGCCCTTCAAGATACGCGACGATTCCGGCTTCGACCGCATCGTCGGAAGGATGAAAAAGTGGTTCTCCGACATCGCATAG
- the ftsZ gene encoding cell division protein FtsZ, whose product MEYFEIEHETNAKIKVVGCGGGGGNAVNNMIQSALKGVKFIVANTDAQDIHKSLAEHKIQIGEKLTKGLGAGANPEIGRSAAEESMDQIREALDGSDMVFITAGMGGGTGTGSAPVVAQVAKELGALTVGVVTKPFYFEGKRRLQQADEGTRALADVVDSIITIPNDRLLQLAAKKASFSDMLKKADEVLYYAVKGIADLITVHGLINLDFADVKAAMSNSGMALMGTGIASGESRAKEAAMKAITSPLLEDVSIEGAKGVLINITCGPDMLIDEVSEAADIIYKEAHDDAEIFFGTVFDPDAGDEMRITVIATGIEPAMEEPEPVLSKAEQQKLLLLGPRGVAKSTEQPRRAGHQRVLNTDRNIPAYLRKAGGELNTTDLPNRQAPQRAVAGPGEEEFIFEEDNLDVPAFIRKNVD is encoded by the coding sequence ATGGAATATTTCGAGATCGAACATGAAACCAACGCCAAGATCAAAGTCGTTGGTTGCGGCGGCGGCGGAGGAAACGCGGTCAACAACATGATCCAGTCCGCGCTCAAGGGCGTAAAGTTCATCGTTGCCAACACCGACGCGCAGGACATCCACAAATCCCTCGCCGAACACAAGATCCAGATCGGCGAAAAGCTGACCAAGGGCCTGGGCGCAGGCGCCAACCCCGAAATCGGCCGGTCCGCCGCCGAGGAGTCCATGGACCAGATCCGCGAGGCGCTCGACGGCTCCGACATGGTCTTCATCACCGCCGGCATGGGCGGCGGCACGGGCACCGGCTCCGCCCCGGTGGTCGCCCAGGTGGCCAAGGAACTGGGCGCGCTGACCGTCGGCGTAGTCACCAAGCCCTTCTACTTCGAGGGCAAGCGCAGGCTCCAGCAGGCCGACGAGGGCACCCGCGCCCTGGCCGATGTGGTGGACTCCATCATCACCATCCCCAACGACAGGCTCCTGCAGCTCGCCGCCAAGAAGGCGTCCTTCTCCGACATGCTCAAGAAGGCCGATGAAGTCCTGTACTACGCGGTCAAGGGCATCGCCGACCTGATTACCGTGCACGGCCTCATCAACCTGGATTTCGCCGACGTCAAGGCGGCCATGTCCAACTCCGGCATGGCCCTCATGGGCACCGGCATCGCCTCGGGCGAATCCCGCGCCAAGGAAGCGGCCATGAAGGCCATCACCAGCCCGCTGCTGGAGGATGTTTCCATCGAAGGCGCCAAGGGCGTGCTCATCAACATCACCTGCGGCCCGGACATGCTCATCGACGAGGTCTCCGAAGCCGCCGACATCATCTACAAGGAAGCCCACGACGACGCCGAGATCTTCTTCGGAACGGTCTTCGACCCCGACGCGGGCGATGAAATGCGCATCACCGTCATCGCCACGGGCATCGAGCCCGCCATGGAGGAGCCGGAACCGGTCCTGTCCAAGGCGGAGCAGCAGAAGCTTCTGCTTCTCGGACCCCGGGGCGTGGCCAAGTCCACCGAACAGCCGCGCCGCGCCGGGCACCAGCGGGTCCTGAACACGGACCGCAATATCCCCGCGTACCTGCGCAAGGCGGGCGGAGAACTGAACACCACGGATCTGCCCAACCGGCAGGCGCCCCAGCGCGCCGTGGCCGGTCCCGGCGAAGAGGAGTTCATCTTCGAGGAAGACAACCTCGACGTCCCCGCGTTCATCCGCAAGAACGTGGACTAG
- a CDS encoding radical SAM protein: MSEPKAPDLGGRLPVALAVPGGDKAALSALGWQAVYRTLSEAPGLAVERVFPDKLGGTDGAEPKTRESKSPLSSFPVIAWSITFEEDFLSLPRTLRAAGVPPLAAERPSLPLVIAGGPVAFLNPAPIAPFVDCFWVGEAEDRFLTFFDTLRRLVFDGADKDAILDAVKDMEGVYVPGRSKTPVRRIVSSGPGVLTDPAFSCFISNKAAFRDTLLLEVNRGCPYGCRFCAAGYIYRPPRHAELDELKRIVELSDPPKVGLVGTALTDWPDLLPFLKWLHERKKKFSLSSMRADGITEELLIYLRERGIRTVTLALEGASERLRRMMSKKLDPKDFLNAVRLCARYGVNHLKIYMIAGWPGETEEDYTELAGFLEEIVRIRSEEPGGRKKQFMRITIGVSSLVPKPFTPFQWAPMMSEVALNERMKGLVRMVKPYKGVTLQHDDPFQARLQGLLARGGEELAEFILLAADHGGWKKALKLWDGDAANILDRERNQDEPFPWEVVDIGVKREHMWKEWERAKTAKVSPGCSRKGCGQCSGCGMEAPPGK, encoded by the coding sequence GTGTCGGAGCCCAAGGCTCCCGACCTCGGCGGACGGCTGCCCGTGGCGCTGGCCGTTCCCGGAGGCGACAAGGCCGCCCTGTCGGCGCTCGGCTGGCAAGCCGTGTATCGGACGCTGTCCGAAGCCCCAGGTCTGGCCGTTGAACGGGTCTTCCCCGACAAGCTTGGAGGGACCGACGGCGCGGAACCCAAAACGCGCGAATCAAAGAGCCCACTATCCTCATTCCCTGTAATAGCCTGGAGCATCACGTTCGAGGAGGATTTCCTCAGCCTGCCTCGAACGCTCCGGGCAGCGGGCGTTCCGCCGCTGGCGGCGGAACGCCCATCTCTTCCCCTGGTCATTGCGGGAGGCCCCGTGGCCTTTCTCAACCCGGCCCCCATCGCTCCCTTCGTTGACTGTTTTTGGGTGGGCGAGGCCGAAGACCGTTTTCTCACATTTTTCGACACCCTCCGGCGGCTGGTCTTTGACGGCGCGGACAAGGACGCCATCCTCGACGCGGTCAAGGACATGGAAGGCGTGTACGTGCCCGGCCGGTCCAAAACCCCGGTACGCCGCATCGTCTCAAGCGGCCCCGGCGTGTTGACCGACCCGGCGTTCTCCTGCTTCATATCCAACAAGGCGGCCTTCCGGGACACCCTCCTGCTCGAAGTCAACCGGGGGTGCCCCTATGGATGCCGGTTCTGCGCGGCAGGCTACATCTACCGCCCGCCCCGCCACGCCGAGCTCGACGAGCTCAAGCGCATCGTGGAGCTTTCCGACCCGCCCAAGGTCGGACTGGTGGGCACGGCCCTGACCGACTGGCCGGACCTGCTCCCGTTCCTCAAATGGCTCCACGAACGCAAAAAGAAATTCTCCCTCTCGTCCATGCGCGCGGACGGCATAACCGAAGAGCTGCTCATCTACCTGCGGGAACGCGGCATCCGCACCGTCACGCTGGCGCTGGAAGGCGCCAGTGAGCGGCTTCGCCGTATGATGAGCAAGAAGCTCGACCCCAAGGACTTTCTCAACGCGGTCCGGCTCTGCGCCCGCTATGGCGTGAACCACCTCAAAATCTACATGATCGCCGGCTGGCCCGGCGAGACCGAGGAAGACTACACCGAGCTGGCCGGGTTCCTCGAAGAGATCGTGCGCATCCGCAGCGAAGAGCCGGGCGGACGCAAAAAGCAGTTCATGCGCATCACCATCGGGGTCAGCTCCCTGGTGCCCAAGCCGTTCACGCCGTTCCAATGGGCGCCCATGATGAGCGAAGTGGCCCTGAACGAGCGCATGAAGGGGTTGGTCAGAATGGTCAAGCCCTACAAGGGAGTGACCCTCCAGCACGACGACCCGTTCCAGGCGCGCCTTCAGGGGCTGCTGGCTCGCGGCGGCGAGGAGCTGGCCGAATTCATCCTGCTCGCCGCCGACCACGGCGGCTGGAAAAAGGCCCTCAAGCTGTGGGACGGCGACGCCGCGAATATACTTGACCGCGAGCGGAATCAGGACGAGCCCTTCCCCTGGGAAGTCGTGGACATCGGCGTGAAGCGCGAACACATGTGGAAGGAATGGGAACGCGCCAAGACCGCCAAAGTCAGCCCCGGCTGCTCCCGCAAGGGGTGCGGGCAGTGTTCAGGGTGCGGAATGGAAGCGCCGCCCGGGAAATAG
- a CDS encoding substrate-binding periplasmic protein, whose translation MRTLALLLMTLTALIPVRAQAGETIVIFGNDAKPPKSWMEEGRPRGILVDMLHEIETRTGLAFDIRLMPWKRAYMNALEDRGGIFGLSKNRERRTLFDFSEVMYVDEMRLVVLKGQEFPFRSVEDLKGKIVGVTRGASYGDEFDRAKNRIFIPSEDSGAVRRLRMLLAGRIDAALMGPGPDSVRFTVIRDKTLMENRELFVILDPPFVRDDNYIGFTRFMRQSETLEKINAALRDMRRDGTIARIEARY comes from the coding sequence ATGCGCACCCTCGCCCTCCTCCTCATGACTCTCACCGCTCTCATCCCGGTACGCGCTCAGGCGGGCGAAACCATCGTGATCTTCGGCAACGACGCCAAGCCGCCCAAGTCCTGGATGGAGGAAGGCCGCCCCCGAGGCATCCTGGTGGACATGCTGCACGAAATCGAAACGCGCACCGGCCTAGCCTTCGACATCCGCCTCATGCCGTGGAAACGCGCCTACATGAATGCCCTGGAGGACCGGGGCGGCATCTTCGGGCTGTCCAAGAACCGGGAGCGGCGAACGCTGTTCGATTTCTCCGAGGTCATGTACGTGGACGAAATGCGGCTGGTGGTCCTCAAGGGGCAGGAGTTCCCCTTCCGCAGCGTGGAGGACCTCAAGGGCAAAATCGTGGGCGTCACGCGCGGGGCCTCCTATGGCGACGAATTCGACCGGGCCAAGAACCGGATATTCATCCCCAGCGAAGATTCCGGCGCGGTCAGGCGGCTGCGGATGCTCCTGGCCGGACGCATCGACGCGGCCCTGATGGGTCCGGGCCCGGACTCGGTCCGGTTCACCGTGATACGGGACAAGACCCTCATGGAAAACCGCGAGCTTTTCGTCATTCTCGATCCGCCGTTTGTCCGCGACGACAACTACATCGGCTTCACCCGGTTCATGCGGCAATCCGAGACCCTGGAAAAAATCAACGCCGCCCTGCGCGACATGCGCCGCGACGGCACCATCGCCCGGATCGAAGCCCGGTATTGA